Proteins encoded in a region of the Diospyros lotus cultivar Yz01 chromosome 9, ASM1463336v1, whole genome shotgun sequence genome:
- the LOC127809909 gene encoding probable nucleoredoxin 1: protein MEHEHGQADAPHNDGFETHDLQSVLSSPERDFLIRNNGDQVKIESLKGKKVGLYFSASWCGPCRRFTPNLVDVYTELSHYGNFEIVFVSGDEDEESFQGYFAKMPWLAIPFSDSDTRDNLDGLFKVMGIPHLVILDENGQASTEDGVQIIQDYGVDAYPFSSEKIKEIEEEEEAARREQSLKSVLVSRSRDFVISADDKKVPVSELEGKTVGLYFSVSSYGPCLRFNTKLIEVYEKLKAKEENFEVVMIRLDDEEEDSFKEDFARMPWFSLPFKDKSCGKLARYFDLSTIPSVVIIGPDGKTLQSDVAETIEEYGVQAYPFTPEKLAELEEIEKAKREAQTLESILVSGDLDFVIGKDGVKVPVSDLVGKTILLYFSAHWCPPCRAFMPKLVEAYHQIKAKDDAFEVIFISSDRDQSSFEEFFSNMPWLALPFGDERKSSLSRTFKVQGIPMVVALGPSGRTVTTEARELVMRHGADAYPFSEERLKELEAQLEEMAKGWPKKLKHPSHEHELELTRRVRYGCDGCEEPGDVWAFHCKDCDFDLHPKCAMEEEKGTKPENEEAAEEKPKEGWICDGDVCYKEAQ, encoded by the exons ATGGAGCACGAACATGGCCAAGCTGATGCCCCCCACAACGACGGATTCGAAACCCACGATCTTCAATCCGTCCTCTCTTCTCCCGAGAGGGATTTCCTCATTCGCAACAATGGGGATCAG GTCAAAATTGAGAGTCTGAAGGGGAAGAAGGTTGGGCTATATTTTTCAGCATCCTGGTGTGGTCCGTGCCGACGCTTCACCCCCAATCTAGTGGATGTTTACACTGAACTGTCACATTATGGCAATTTTGAGATTGTTTTTGTCTCGggggatgaagatgaagaatcattCCAGGGGTATTTTGCCAAGATGCCGTGGCTTGCTATCCCCTTTTCTGATTCAGACACACGTGACAACCTGGATGGGTTGTTTAAGGTGATGGGGATACCTCACCTCGTGATCCTTGATGAAAATGGGCAGGCTTCGACTGAGGATGGAGTTCAGATAATTCAGGATTATGGAGTTGATGCTTATCCTTTTTCCTCAGAAAAGAtcaaagaaattgaagaagaggaggaagccGCTAGGAGGGAACAATCCCTTAAATCTGTTCTAGTCTCCCGTTCTCGTGATTTTGTGATCTCAGCGGATGACAAGAAG GTGCCCGTCTCTGAGCTTGAAGGGAAGACTGTAGGCCTTTATTTTTCAGTGTCTTCATATGGTCCATGCCTTCGGTTTAATACTAAACTGATTGAAGTTTATGAGAAATTGAAGGCAAAGGAGGAGAACTTTGAGGTTGTGATGATACGCcttgatgatgaagaagaagactcCTTCAAGGAAGACTTTGCGAGAATGCCTTGGTTTTCTCTGCCTTTCAAGGACAAGAGCTGTGGGAAGCTGGCTCGGTACTTTGATCTTTCAACTATACCCTCAGTGGTCATTATCGGCCCAGATGGGAAGACTCTTCAATCGGATGTTGCTGAGACCATTGAAGAATATGGCGTTCAAGCATACCCTTTTACTCCAGAAAAGCTTGCTGAGCTTGAGGAGATAGAAAAGGCGAAGCGGGAAGCACAAACTTTGGAGTCAATTCTGGTTTCAGGAGACCTTGATTTTGTAATTGGAAAAGATGGAGTCAAG GTTCCAGTTTCTGATCTTGTTGGGAAAACCATCCTCCTCTACTTTTCAGCACATTGGTGTCCCCCATGCCGCGCTTTCATGCCAAAACTCGTCGAAGCCTATCACCAAATTAAGGCTAAAGATGAtgcatttgaggtgattttcATCTCCAGTGACAGGGACCAAAGCTCATTCGAGGAATTCTTTTCTAACATGCCATGGCTGGCACTCCCCTTTGGAGATGAGAGGAAATCGTCTCTGTCGCGCACTTTTAAAGTTCAGGGCATCCCTATGGTCGTTGCACTTGGGCCATCTGGCCGGACTGTGACAACTGAAGCCAGAGAACTTGTCATGCGTCATGGAGCCGATGCGTATCCCTTCAGTGAGGAACGCTTGAAGGAGCTCGAGGCACAGCTTGAGGAGATGGCAAAGGGGTGGCCTAAGAAGTTGAAACATCCATCACATGAACACGAGCTCGAACTAACTCGACGTGTGCGGTATGGATGCGATGGGTGTGAAGAACCGGGTGACGTTTGGGCATTTCATTGCAAAGATTGTGACTTCGATCTGCATCCCAAGTGTGCtatggaagaagagaaaggaaccAAACCTGAGAACGAAGAGGCGGCAGAAGAGAAACCCAAAGAAGGATGGATTTGTGATGGAGATGTGTGTTACAAAGAAGCTCAGTGA